The following proteins are co-located in the Labrys monachus genome:
- a CDS encoding class I SAM-dependent methyltransferase, which yields MARSAALETLVTHQFGSQAAAYVASVVHARGEDLEAMAAEVAAARPARVLDLGCGGGHVSFAASPFAGTVTAYDLSADMLAAVAGEAARRGLANIRTQQGSAEHLPFADGSFDMVMSRFSAHHWGDVPAALREAFRVAAEGGTLVFADVTAPPRPVSDTFLQTIEMLRDPSHVRDYTVAEWEAMLAAAGFTVTATRAMRLRLDFTSWIARMRTPPVFVEAIRALQAVTSAEVREHFAVEEDGTFTLDTAVFVAKR from the coding sequence ATGGCCCGCTCGGCCGCTCTGGAAACACTGGTCACCCATCAATTCGGCTCGCAGGCCGCCGCCTATGTCGCGAGCGTCGTCCACGCCCGGGGCGAGGATCTCGAGGCCATGGCCGCCGAGGTCGCCGCGGCGCGCCCGGCGCGCGTGCTCGATCTGGGCTGCGGCGGCGGCCATGTCAGCTTCGCCGCGTCGCCCTTCGCCGGCACGGTCACCGCCTATGACCTGTCCGCGGACATGCTGGCCGCGGTGGCCGGCGAGGCGGCCCGGCGCGGCCTCGCCAATATCCGGACGCAGCAGGGCTCGGCCGAGCATCTGCCCTTCGCCGACGGCAGCTTCGACATGGTGATGAGCCGCTTCAGCGCCCATCACTGGGGCGACGTCCCCGCCGCCCTGCGCGAGGCCTTCCGCGTCGCCGCCGAAGGCGGCACGCTGGTGTTCGCCGACGTGACGGCGCCGCCGCGGCCGGTGAGCGACACCTTCCTGCAGACGATCGAGATGCTGCGCGACCCCTCGCATGTGCGCGACTATACGGTGGCCGAATGGGAGGCGATGCTGGCGGCGGCCGGCTTCACGGTGACCGCGACGCGCGCCATGCGCCTGCGGCTCGACTTCACCTCGTGGATCGCCCGCATGCGCACGCCGCCCGTCTTCGTCGAGGCGATCCGCGCCCTGCAGGCGGTGACCTCGGCGGAGGTGCGCGAGCATTTCGCCGTCGAGGAGGACGGCACCTTCACCCTCGACACCGCGGTGTTCGTGGCGAAACGGTAG
- a CDS encoding helix-turn-helix transcriptional regulator, with amino-acid sequence MTLESDQARRQQLGAFLRSQRARLSPALFGLPGGARRRTPGLRREEVAQLGGLSTTWYTWLEQGRDISLSAHALGRLAGVLKFSPAERSYLFDLAGKRDPQGAGDAEPAAPAALLAALETVAAPAYVIDPLWNALGWNKAAADLFTGWLDGDNDRNLLHFIFLKPEARLLIEDWDARARRVIAEFRIDYGHHLDEPAMQALVARLVRESPFFAEAWHGHSVTGREGGLRRFNHPRRGRLDYQQVTLNPTTRPDLKFVILVGGR; translated from the coding sequence ATGACACTCGAATCCGACCAGGCGCGGCGCCAGCAGCTCGGGGCGTTCCTGCGCTCCCAGCGGGCGCGGCTGTCGCCGGCCCTGTTCGGCCTGCCCGGCGGCGCGAGGCGGCGCACGCCCGGCCTGCGGCGCGAGGAGGTCGCCCAGCTCGGCGGCCTGTCGACGACATGGTACACCTGGCTCGAGCAGGGACGCGACATCTCGCTGTCCGCCCATGCGCTCGGCCGCCTCGCCGGCGTCCTGAAATTCTCGCCCGCCGAACGCAGCTATCTGTTCGATCTCGCCGGCAAGCGCGATCCGCAGGGCGCCGGCGACGCGGAGCCGGCGGCGCCCGCCGCCCTGCTCGCGGCGCTGGAGACGGTGGCGGCCCCCGCTTATGTGATCGACCCTCTGTGGAACGCGCTGGGCTGGAACAAGGCCGCCGCCGACCTCTTCACCGGCTGGCTCGACGGCGACAACGACCGCAACCTCCTGCATTTCATCTTCCTGAAGCCGGAAGCCCGGCTCCTGATCGAGGATTGGGACGCGCGGGCGCGGCGGGTGATCGCCGAATTCCGCATCGACTACGGCCACCATCTCGACGAGCCGGCCATGCAGGCGCTGGTCGCCCGGCTGGTGCGCGAAAGCCCCTTCTTCGCCGAGGCCTGGCATGGGCACAGCGTCACCGGCCGGGAGGGCGGGCTGCGGCGCTTCAACCATCCCCGGCGCGGCAGGCTGGACTATCAGCAGGTCACCCTCAATCCGACCACCCGCCCGGACCTCAAATTCGTCATCCTCGTCGGCGGACGCTGA
- the sppA gene encoding signal peptide peptidase SppA, with translation MSLETDLLVDRRLLRRKLTLWRVLAFLFLAAALLVAYVTLGGNASFQHRGDHIARVKVSGFIGDQTANLKLFDAIARSSAKAVIVDINSPGGTTTGGEALYDGLRKLSAAKPTVAVIDGLGASAAYMAALGTDHIVARRTSLVGSIGVLVQYPNFTRLLNTIGVSVEAVKSSPLKAAPDGVSPTSPEATAALASIVNDTYAWFKGLVRERRGYDDAGLAAVSDGRIFTGKQALDLKLIDGIGDESNAVAWLSQARSIGRDLPVEDWDKPSTSSSFPFARAAAWLADSAGLTVLGDVLRAAPEAQPAALDGLVSVWHP, from the coding sequence ATGTCCCTTGAGACCGATCTTCTGGTCGACCGCCGCCTCCTGCGCCGGAAGCTCACACTATGGCGCGTGCTCGCCTTCCTGTTTCTGGCTGCCGCGCTGCTGGTCGCCTATGTGACGCTCGGCGGCAACGCTTCCTTCCAGCATCGCGGCGACCATATCGCCCGCGTCAAGGTCAGCGGCTTCATCGGCGACCAGACCGCCAATCTGAAGCTGTTCGACGCCATCGCCCGGTCGAGCGCCAAGGCGGTGATCGTCGACATCAATTCGCCGGGGGGCACCACCACCGGCGGCGAGGCGCTCTATGACGGCCTGCGCAAATTGTCGGCGGCCAAGCCGACGGTGGCGGTGATCGACGGCCTCGGCGCCTCCGCCGCCTATATGGCGGCGCTCGGCACCGACCATATCGTGGCGCGGCGGACCTCGCTCGTCGGCTCGATCGGGGTGCTGGTGCAATATCCCAACTTCACCAGGCTGCTGAACACCATCGGCGTGTCGGTCGAGGCGGTGAAGTCCTCGCCGCTCAAGGCCGCGCCGGACGGCGTGTCGCCGACCAGCCCGGAGGCCACCGCGGCGCTCGCCTCCATCGTCAACGACACCTATGCCTGGTTCAAGGGACTGGTTAGGGAACGCCGCGGCTATGACGATGCCGGCCTCGCCGCCGTCTCGGACGGGCGCATCTTCACCGGCAAGCAGGCGCTCGACCTCAAGCTGATCGACGGCATCGGCGACGAGAGCAATGCGGTCGCCTGGCTGAGCCAGGCCCGGTCGATCGGCAGGGACCTGCCGGTCGAGGACTGGGACAAGCCCTCGACGAGCTCGTCCTTCCCGTTCGCGCGGGCCGCCGCCTGGCTCGCCGACAGCGCCGGCCTGACGGTGCTGGGCGACGTCCTGCGGGCCGCCCCCGAGGCGCAACCGGCGGCGCTTGACGGCCTCGTATCGGTTTGGCACCCTTGA
- the ihfB gene encoding integration host factor subunit beta, whose protein sequence is MIKSELVLKIAEANPHLYQRDIENIVNAILDEIANAMANGDRVELRGFGAFSVKARPARIGRNPRTGAHVPVEEKFVPFFKTGKDMRLRLNKPTAKA, encoded by the coding sequence ATGATCAAATCCGAACTGGTCCTGAAAATCGCGGAAGCCAATCCGCATCTCTACCAGCGCGACATCGAGAATATCGTCAACGCGATCCTCGACGAGATCGCCAACGCCATGGCCAATGGCGACCGCGTCGAGCTGCGCGGCTTCGGGGCCTTCTCGGTCAAGGCACGGCCGGCGCGCATCGGCCGCAATCCGCGCACCGGCGCCCATGTGCCGGTGGAGGAGAAGTTCGTGCCCTTCTTCAAGACCGGCAAGGACATGCGGCTGCGCCTCAACAAGCCGACGGCCAAGGCATGA
- a CDS encoding lipopolysaccharide assembly protein LapA domain-containing protein, translating into MKRFFYYLVLIPVAAVVLAFAFANREWVTLSFDPLNPQAPAAALDAPLFLILFAVLILGVLLGGFSVWLKQGRHRRAARLARAEAERYRAEAEHLRAQLAAASQPRDSHAILPSPVPF; encoded by the coding sequence ATGAAGCGCTTCTTCTATTATCTGGTCCTCATTCCCGTCGCGGCGGTGGTGCTGGCCTTCGCCTTCGCCAATCGCGAATGGGTGACGCTGTCGTTCGACCCGCTGAACCCCCAGGCGCCGGCGGCGGCCCTCGACGCGCCGCTGTTCCTCATCCTGTTCGCCGTGCTGATCCTCGGCGTGCTGCTCGGCGGCTTCTCGGTGTGGCTGAAGCAGGGGCGCCATCGCCGCGCCGCCCGCCTCGCCCGCGCCGAGGCCGAGCGCTACCGGGCCGAGGCGGAGCACCTCCGGGCGCAGCTCGCGGCGGCCTCGCAGCCGCGCGACAGCCACGCCATCCTGCCCTCGCCCGTGCCTTTCTGA
- a CDS encoding ornithine cyclodeaminase family protein, translated as MRVVTADEIDELLSFPDLVNALRDAFAADFVTPPRQHLEIGHGAHAATALMMPSWTADAPGPGAFLGTKLVNVFPGNGARGMPAVLGTYVLMSGDTGAPLAAIDGTRLTHWRTAAASALAASYLARPDARRLTMVGTGALAPFLIRAHMSQRPVTEITIWNHRPESAATLIEKLAQAGFAARFEPDLESAVRSADIVSCATLTREPLVRGAWLRPGTHLDLVGAFNLQMREADDEAARRSELFIDTEAALTEGGDVALAIGSGAVARGDVRATLSDLARGRHQGRCGDEAITLFKSIGSALEDLAAAMLVWRKIEA; from the coding sequence ATGCGCGTCGTTACCGCCGACGAGATCGACGAACTCTTGAGCTTTCCCGACCTCGTCAACGCCCTGCGCGATGCCTTCGCCGCCGATTTCGTCACCCCGCCGCGCCAGCACCTCGAGATCGGCCATGGCGCCCATGCGGCGACGGCGCTGATGATGCCGTCCTGGACGGCGGATGCGCCCGGCCCCGGCGCCTTCCTCGGCACCAAGCTCGTCAACGTCTTCCCGGGCAACGGCGCGCGGGGCATGCCGGCCGTGCTCGGCACCTATGTGCTGATGTCCGGCGACACCGGCGCGCCGCTGGCGGCGATCGACGGCACCCGCCTCACCCATTGGCGCACGGCGGCGGCCTCGGCCCTCGCCGCCTCCTATCTCGCCCGGCCCGACGCGCGGCGGCTCACCATGGTCGGGACCGGCGCGCTCGCGCCCTTCCTGATCCGCGCCCATATGAGCCAGCGCCCGGTCACCGAGATCACCATCTGGAACCATCGGCCCGAAAGCGCGGCGACGCTGATCGAAAAGCTCGCCCAGGCCGGCTTTGCGGCGCGGTTCGAGCCGGACCTCGAAAGCGCCGTCCGCTCGGCCGACATCGTGTCCTGCGCCACGCTGACCCGGGAACCGCTCGTCAGGGGCGCCTGGCTCAGGCCCGGCACCCATCTCGACCTCGTCGGCGCCTTCAACCTGCAGATGCGCGAAGCGGACGACGAAGCAGCCCGGCGTTCCGAGCTGTTCATCGACACCGAAGCGGCGCTCACCGAGGGCGGCGACGTCGCGCTGGCGATCGGCAGCGGCGCGGTGGCGCGCGGCGACGTCCGCGCCACCCTGTCGGACCTCGCCCGCGGCCGGCACCAGGGCCGCTGCGGCGACGAGGCCATCACTTTGTTCAAATCGATCGGATCCGCCCTGGAGGACCTCGCGGCGGCGATGCTGGTGTGGCGCAAGATCGAAGCATAG
- a CDS encoding serine hydrolase domain-containing protein, with amino-acid sequence MPPSPSDARARRLDAVIDAAIGEERIVGAVVLVAEDGQIVYRRAAGHADREAGRPTAEDSIFRLASVTKPLVAAAALSLAEAGVLGLDDPVTRFLPGFRPKLADGSEPAITVRQLLTHTSGLIYGYPESAGISEGIDRPGRGMVENLERIAAQPLAFAPGTAWRYSVAIDVLGGLLEQAAGAGLPAIVARHVTGPLGLADTEFTPTKPERLAAAYADGKPRPIRMAALQPVQGKDTIFLFAPDRCFDPASFPSGGAGMVGTAGDFLAFLEAVRTGGGPILSPASAALLGENAIGTLDTGVPGRGFSLGWSIARDPAAAGVPYSPGSWQWGGVYGHSWFVDPARRLSVVAFSNTAVAGVDGAYPEAIRNAVYG; translated from the coding sequence ATGCCTCCCTCCCCGTCCGATGCCCGTGCCCGCCGGCTCGACGCCGTCATCGACGCCGCCATCGGCGAGGAGCGCATCGTCGGCGCGGTCGTGCTGGTGGCCGAGGACGGGCAGATCGTCTATCGCCGCGCCGCCGGCCATGCCGACCGCGAGGCGGGCCGGCCCACGGCCGAGGACAGCATCTTCCGCCTGGCCTCGGTGACCAAGCCGCTCGTCGCCGCGGCGGCCCTGTCGCTCGCCGAAGCGGGCGTGCTGGGGCTCGACGATCCCGTGACGCGCTTCCTGCCCGGCTTCCGGCCGAAGCTCGCCGACGGCAGCGAACCGGCGATCACCGTGCGCCAGCTGCTCACCCATACCAGCGGGCTGATCTACGGCTATCCCGAATCGGCCGGGATCTCCGAGGGGATAGACCGCCCGGGCCGCGGCATGGTGGAGAACCTCGAACGGATCGCGGCCCAGCCCCTCGCCTTCGCCCCCGGCACGGCCTGGCGCTATTCGGTGGCGATCGACGTCCTCGGCGGGCTCCTGGAGCAGGCGGCCGGCGCCGGCCTTCCCGCCATCGTCGCCCGCCACGTGACCGGGCCGCTCGGCCTCGCCGATACCGAATTCACGCCGACGAAGCCCGAACGCCTCGCCGCCGCCTATGCCGACGGGAAGCCACGGCCGATCCGCATGGCCGCCCTGCAGCCGGTCCAGGGCAAGGACACCATCTTCCTTTTCGCGCCGGACCGCTGCTTCGACCCTGCCTCCTTCCCCTCCGGCGGCGCCGGCATGGTCGGGACGGCCGGCGATTTCCTCGCCTTCCTCGAGGCCGTACGTACCGGCGGCGGCCCGATCCTCTCGCCGGCGAGCGCGGCCCTGCTCGGCGAGAACGCCATCGGCACCCTCGACACCGGCGTCCCCGGCCGCGGCTTCAGCCTCGGCTGGTCGATCGCGCGCGATCCCGCCGCCGCGGGCGTGCCCTATTCGCCGGGCAGCTGGCAGTGGGGCGGCGTCTACGGCCATTCCTGGTTCGTCGATCCGGCGCGCCGGCTTTCGGTCGTCGCCTTCTCCAACACCGCGGTCGCCGGCGTGGACGGCGCCTACCCCGAAGCGATCCGCAACGCCGTCTATGGCTGA
- a CDS encoding AcvB/VirJ family lysyl-phosphatidylglycerol hydrolase, with amino-acid sequence MAERQGAETSRLRGLPVRPLLQAQRSHGRTGRPRTRGKILLAALLACLALASPGRAGTADPPAGLPIAIYPASGRPLGLVVLLSGDGGWQAIDRALARRFAAAGFGVVGLDSLDYFFARKTPERLAADLDRIADAYRQAWGVRRIAFVGYSFGADAFPFAWPHLAARTRRATRLVALLGLVPAADFRISILEMLDIPSADDVPVGPALRSLPMDKVICLYGVEERAAGNTACTLPELGRATRIERRGGHHFDGDYAGIARIILRRLGAASRSGMR; translated from the coding sequence ATGGCTGAGCGGCAGGGCGCGGAGACCTCCCGGCTGCGCGGGCTCCCGGTCCGCCCCTTGCTGCAAGCGCAGCGTTCGCACGGGCGGACGGGACGTCCGCGCACCCGGGGGAAAATCCTCCTCGCAGCCCTGCTCGCCTGCCTCGCGCTGGCCTCCCCGGGCCGGGCGGGGACCGCCGATCCGCCCGCCGGCCTGCCGATCGCGATCTATCCGGCCTCGGGCCGCCCGCTGGGGCTGGTGGTGCTGCTCTCCGGCGACGGCGGCTGGCAGGCCATCGACCGCGCGCTCGCCCGCCGCTTCGCCGCCGCCGGCTTCGGCGTGGTCGGCCTCGATTCGCTCGATTATTTCTTCGCCCGCAAGACGCCGGAGCGCCTCGCCGCCGACCTCGACCGCATCGCCGACGCCTATCGGCAGGCATGGGGCGTGCGCCGCATCGCCTTCGTCGGCTATTCCTTCGGCGCCGACGCCTTCCCCTTCGCCTGGCCGCATCTGGCGGCCCGGACCCGCCGGGCGACGCGCCTCGTCGCCCTGCTCGGGCTGGTGCCCGCCGCCGATTTCCGCATTTCCATCCTCGAAATGCTCGACATCCCCTCGGCCGACGACGTACCCGTCGGCCCGGCCCTGCGCAGCCTGCCGATGGACAAGGTCATCTGCCTCTATGGCGTCGAGGAACGCGCCGCCGGCAACACCGCCTGCACCCTGCCCGAACTCGGCCGCGCCACCCGCATCGAACGGCGGGGCGGCCATCATTTCGACGGCGACTATGCGGGGATCGCGCGGATCATCCTGCGCAGGCTGGGGGCCGCTTCTCGCTCCGGCATGCGGTAA
- the hemW gene encoding radical SAM family heme chaperone HemW, with amino-acid sequence MTSSPSGPGFGVYLHWPFCLAKCPYCDFNSHVRQGGVDQARYVEAYRREIAHMAAIAPGRTVSSIFFGGGTPSLMAPETVGALLDAVAGAWTVAPDAEISLEANPTSVDAGRFAGYRAAGINRVSLGVQAMNDADLKRLGRMHSVAEAMAAVEIAARSFERFSFDLIYARPGQQPGDWQAELDGAIDRAAEHLSLYQLTIEPDTMYERLVAAGKLVPMPDDDARVLFDITRETCERRGLPAYEISNHARPGAECRHNLVYWRYGDYAGIGPGAHGRLVDGGGVRRALSTERNPEKWFAAVDRQGHGLVDDQPLAPDEQGDELLLMGLRLAEGIDLDRLAALRGRPVDARRLAGLAEGGMIERTGARIRVTRAGFPLLDAVVAELAT; translated from the coding sequence ATGACCTCTTCCCCCTCCGGCCCCGGCTTCGGCGTCTATCTGCATTGGCCGTTCTGCCTGGCCAAATGCCCCTATTGCGACTTCAACAGCCATGTCCGCCAGGGCGGCGTCGACCAGGCGCGCTATGTCGAGGCCTATCGCCGCGAGATCGCCCATATGGCCGCCATCGCGCCGGGGCGGACCGTGTCCTCGATCTTCTTCGGCGGCGGCACGCCCTCCCTGATGGCGCCGGAGACCGTCGGCGCCCTGCTCGATGCCGTCGCCGGCGCCTGGACGGTGGCGCCCGATGCCGAGATCTCGCTGGAAGCCAACCCCACCAGCGTCGACGCCGGGCGGTTCGCCGGCTATCGCGCCGCCGGCATCAACCGCGTCTCGCTCGGCGTGCAGGCGATGAACGATGCCGACCTCAAGCGCCTCGGGCGCATGCACAGTGTCGCCGAGGCGATGGCGGCGGTGGAGATCGCGGCCAGGAGCTTCGAGCGCTTCTCCTTCGACCTCATCTATGCCCGGCCCGGCCAGCAGCCCGGTGACTGGCAGGCCGAGCTCGACGGCGCCATCGACCGCGCGGCCGAGCATCTTTCGCTCTACCAGCTCACCATCGAGCCCGACACCATGTATGAGCGGCTCGTCGCCGCCGGCAAGCTCGTGCCGATGCCCGACGACGATGCCCGCGTGCTGTTCGACATCACCCGCGAGACCTGCGAGCGGCGCGGCCTGCCGGCCTACGAGATCTCGAACCATGCCCGGCCCGGCGCCGAATGCCGGCACAACCTCGTCTATTGGCGCTATGGCGACTATGCCGGCATCGGTCCCGGCGCGCATGGGCGCCTCGTCGACGGCGGCGGCGTCCGTCGCGCGCTGTCGACCGAGCGCAATCCGGAAAAATGGTTCGCCGCCGTCGACCGGCAGGGCCACGGCCTCGTCGACGACCAGCCCCTCGCCCCGGACGAGCAGGGCGACGAGCTCCTCCTGATGGGCCTGCGCCTCGCCGAAGGCATCGACCTCGACCGCCTCGCCGCCCTGCGCGGCCGCCCGGTCGACGCGCGCCGCCTCGCCGGCCTCGCCGAAGGCGGCATGATCGAGCGCACGGGCGCGCGCATCCGCGTCACCCGCGCCGGTTTCCCGCTGCTGGACGCCGTGGTGGCGGAACTGGCGACGTAG
- a CDS encoding endonuclease domain-containing protein yields the protein MTSEQRLFARQLRANQTDVEGRLWQALRGRRLQGLKFRRQVPLLAYTVDFVCLEKRLVIELDGKQHDWHREYDEERTAAIEASGFAVLRFTNEQLKGDLDPVLQEILRAAFLHD from the coding sequence ATGACGAGCGAACAGCGTTTATTCGCAAGGCAGCTTCGAGCCAATCAGACCGATGTCGAAGGCCGTCTCTGGCAAGCTCTGCGTGGAAGAAGGCTGCAAGGTCTCAAATTCAGGCGGCAGGTCCCGTTGCTGGCCTACACCGTCGACTTCGTATGTCTTGAGAAACGACTGGTGATCGAGCTCGATGGCAAGCAACACGATTGGCATCGCGAATATGATGAGGAGCGCACCGCGGCAATCGAGGCGTCGGGATTTGCGGTGCTGCGTTTTACAAACGAACAGTTGAAAGGTGATCTCGACCCGGTATTGCAGGAGATCCTGCGAGCTGCCTTTCTTCATGATTGA
- the mutS gene encoding DNA mismatch repair protein MutS, translating into MNIAPQKPDPDGLQPVTPMMAQYLEIKAAHQGALLFYRMGDFYELFFEDAEIASKTLGIVLTKRGKHQGADIAMCGVPVVRADEYLQRLIAHGHRVAVCEQMEDPAEAKKRGGKSVVRRGVVRLVTPGTITEETLLEPTRSNLLLAVARLRVSDDEARYGLAFADISTGQFGLSECSPAGLAAEIARLDPSEVVIAEAVHEDEALAPLWREIRAAVTPVGRDVFDGGQAERRLADFFDVATIDGFGSFSRAETVAAAGLVTYILRTQVGRKPALDPPRRDGASSHMAIDAATRANLELLRTLGGERAGSLFDAIDRTVTAGGGRLLAQWLASPLIRPDAIAERQDAVAFFTERALLRGQMRARLRSAPDIARSMGRLALDRAGPRDLAALREGLGGIADLEALLQAQADLPPILAAIAAALARPDRGLAPRLAAALEDDLPLLKRDGGFIRAGYDAALDETRALRDESRRVIAALQARYAETSEVRQLKIKHNNMLGYFVEVPQQAGEAFLQPGLRETYVHRQTMAGAMRFSTSELSTLESRIASAAEQALAGELAIFGELAGALLADGAAIRTATEALALLDVIVALAVLAEEENYARPAVDGSLAFAIEGGRHPVVEQALKRDGKPFVANDCDLSGQEAGKAGAGKAAGRSAPDKSAAGKIWLLTGPNMAGKSTFLRQNALIAVLAQIGSFVPARQAHIGAVDALFSRVGAADDLARGRSTFMVEMVETAAILNQAGPRALVILDEIGRGTATFDGLSIAWAAIENLSAVNRCRALFATHYHELTQLSKKLPRLANATMRVTEWQGDVVFLHEVVPGAADRSYGIQVAKLAGMPAAVVERARAVLAQLEATDRQAPSARLIDDLPLFAAAPRAAAPAPATRPDVVAEALDALDPNDMTPRQALEALFSLKAKRDGARRA; encoded by the coding sequence ATGAACATCGCTCCCCAGAAACCCGACCCGGACGGCCTGCAGCCGGTCACGCCGATGATGGCGCAATATCTCGAGATCAAGGCGGCGCATCAGGGGGCGCTGCTGTTCTACCGCATGGGCGATTTCTACGAATTGTTCTTCGAGGATGCCGAGATCGCCTCCAAGACGCTCGGCATCGTGCTGACCAAGCGCGGCAAGCACCAGGGCGCCGACATCGCCATGTGCGGCGTGCCGGTGGTGCGTGCCGACGAATATCTGCAGCGCCTGATCGCGCATGGCCATCGCGTCGCGGTGTGCGAGCAGATGGAGGACCCGGCGGAGGCCAAGAAGCGCGGCGGCAAGTCGGTGGTCCGGCGCGGCGTCGTCCGCCTCGTCACGCCCGGCACCATCACCGAGGAGACGCTGCTGGAGCCCACCCGCTCCAACCTGCTGCTCGCGGTGGCGCGCCTGCGCGTCTCCGACGACGAGGCGCGCTACGGCCTCGCCTTCGCCGACATCTCCACCGGCCAGTTCGGCCTGTCGGAATGCTCACCCGCCGGCCTCGCGGCCGAGATCGCCCGGCTCGATCCGAGCGAGGTCGTCATCGCCGAGGCGGTGCACGAGGACGAGGCGCTCGCGCCGCTGTGGCGCGAAATCCGCGCCGCGGTGACCCCGGTCGGCCGCGACGTCTTCGACGGCGGCCAGGCCGAGCGGCGCCTGGCGGACTTCTTCGACGTCGCCACCATCGACGGCTTCGGCAGCTTCTCGCGGGCGGAGACCGTCGCGGCCGCCGGGCTGGTGACCTACATCCTGCGCACCCAGGTCGGCCGGAAGCCGGCGCTCGATCCGCCGCGCCGGGACGGGGCCAGCAGCCATATGGCGATCGACGCGGCGACGCGCGCCAATCTCGAATTGCTGCGCACGCTCGGCGGGGAGCGCGCGGGCTCGCTGTTCGACGCCATCGACCGCACGGTGACGGCCGGCGGCGGGCGCCTGCTGGCGCAATGGCTGGCGAGCCCGCTGATCCGTCCCGACGCCATCGCCGAGCGGCAGGATGCGGTCGCCTTCTTCACCGAAAGGGCGCTGCTGCGCGGGCAGATGCGGGCGCGGCTGCGGTCCGCGCCGGATATCGCGCGCTCGATGGGGCGGCTGGCGCTCGACCGCGCCGGCCCGCGCGACCTCGCCGCGCTGCGCGAGGGGCTCGGCGGCATCGCCGACCTCGAAGCCCTCCTGCAGGCCCAGGCCGACCTGCCGCCGATCCTCGCCGCGATCGCCGCGGCGCTGGCCCGGCCGGACCGCGGCCTCGCTCCCCGCCTCGCGGCGGCGCTGGAGGACGACCTGCCGCTGCTCAAGCGCGACGGCGGCTTCATCCGCGCCGGCTATGACGCGGCGCTCGACGAGACGCGGGCGCTGCGCGACGAGAGCCGGCGCGTCATCGCCGCCCTGCAGGCGCGCTATGCCGAGACGAGCGAGGTGCGCCAGCTCAAGATCAAGCACAACAACATGCTCGGCTATTTCGTCGAGGTGCCGCAGCAGGCGGGCGAGGCCTTCCTGCAGCCCGGCCTGCGCGAGACCTATGTCCATCGCCAGACCATGGCCGGCGCCATGCGCTTCTCGACCTCGGAGCTCTCGACGCTGGAATCGCGCATCGCTTCGGCGGCCGAACAGGCGCTCGCCGGCGAGCTGGCGATCTTCGGCGAACTGGCCGGCGCCCTGCTCGCCGACGGCGCGGCCATCCGCACAGCCACCGAGGCGCTCGCCCTGCTCGACGTCATCGTGGCGCTGGCCGTGCTGGCGGAAGAGGAGAACTATGCCCGGCCGGCGGTCGACGGCTCGCTCGCCTTCGCCATCGAGGGCGGCCGCCATCCGGTCGTCGAACAGGCGCTGAAGCGCGACGGCAAGCCCTTCGTCGCCAATGACTGCGACCTGTCGGGCCAGGAAGCCGGCAAGGCTGGGGCCGGCAAGGCTGCGGGCAGGAGCGCGCCGGACAAGAGCGCGGCGGGGAAGATCTGGCTGCTGACCGGCCCCAACATGGCCGGCAAGTCGACCTTCCTGCGCCAGAACGCCCTCATCGCCGTGCTGGCGCAGATCGGCTCCTTCGTGCCGGCCCGGCAGGCCCATATCGGCGCCGTCGACGCCCTGTTTTCCCGCGTCGGCGCGGCCGACGATCTCGCCCGCGGCCGCTCCACCTTCATGGTCGAGATGGTGGAGACGGCGGCCATCCTCAACCAGGCCGGGCCCCGCGCCCTCGTCATCCTCGACGAGATCGGGCGCGGCACCGCCACCTTCGACGGCCTGTCCATCGCCTGGGCGGCGATCGAGAACCTCTCGGCCGTCAATCGCTGCCGCGCTCTGTTCGCCACGCATTACCATGAACTGACCCAGCTTTCGAAGAAGCTGCCGCGCCTGGCCAACGCCACCATGCGGGTGACCGAATGGCAGGGCGACGTCGTCTTCCTGCACGAGGTGGTGCCGGGCGCGGCGGACCGCTCCTACGGTATCCAGGTCGCCAAGCTGGCCGGCATGCCCGCCGCGGTGGTGGAGCGGGCGCGCGCCGTGCTGGCGCAGCTCGAAGCGACCGACCGCCAGGCCCCCTCGGCGCGGCTGATCGACGACCTGCCGCTCTTCGCCGCGGCCCCCCGCGCGGCCGCCCCGGCGCCCGCGACCCGGCCGGACGTCGTCGCCGAGGCGCTCGACGCCCTCGATCCCAACGACATGACGCCTCGCCAGGCGCTGGAGGCCTTGTTTTCCTTGAAAGCCAAACGGGATGGCGCCAGAAGAGCGTAG